The segment CCCTCAAGACGATATTGTCACTTGAGACCTAAAAAGTAACTAAATGATTTAAcatatacacttttttttaccTTATTTATATTCGAAGTATTACTGAagattcttaaaatatttggtGACAGGGTATGGGTGTCGATTTGGGATCGGTTCAGACGAAGATGGAAGTGTCTAACGGTCAAGGTGTGCCACGATCTAAACCTCAAGCTTGTAAGGTAAGTCATAGAGAATAgaacataaacaataaaacgaTTTATACTGCCACTACCAAGAACAACAGATGGCGTTATTCAATAGTTCTGTGAAATAGTTTTCAATACGCTATTAACACGTGCgtaagagaaacggcaggtgATTTGAGGTCGGAGGTAAATTACATATTGTTGACAAGACGTCATTATAATTTGACATTAATCTCCATGcttaatatgaaaaaagagaaaaaagaTTTGTTGttgctgtatcataaacaGATGtcatatatagtaatataatatatatatagtatataactACTCGTAACAAATTGGTCAATAGGAACGtatgcattttaaaattaaacaaaatccctagcttcaagaaaagagcgtaccaatttctaaaaagacggcaacgcatttgcgagtcttctggcagtgtgtgtccgtgggcggtatcacttaacatcaggaaAGTCTCCCGCCCGTTTGCctctgttatatataaaaaaaactaagtatgagcttattttaaatgtaaaaattattcggcttgaatactttttttaaatgattcgCCAAAATAgcaactgttttattttataagccaAGCATTTAATGTGATTTACCAAAATGGCggcgttttattttataatctttaATGTGATAAAGTAATTGATTTATGCAAGCATTATcaaccattaaaaaataatgaaaaatagtcAAACCGCCATTTTCAAGTAAAATTATGTGAACGATAACTACCCTCGAGTCCCGTCATGAGGTCTTGGGTATTCGATTCCCGGTcaggattaaaaaaaaaaaatcggttgtctgtaaagtcggtttactgacgatagttgaacgtgacaacgtcacgaatcgctcactcaagtaggagagagacagatgtcgaacgctgaagagcgcggagtccgattgtgcctctctgtcgcttcgcgctctcgcttgcacttcaagccttaaatggaacgcctcagagcgaggtaacgccgcatgagtcatgtttttcgtgcgtgcagccggctccatcgaattataagacgttgtcacgtcaaaaatattcCTAACATTACTAGTACAGTTGTAATactaaaatcttttaataatgaataacaGTGAAGATGTTTTCAGGTTTGCGGCAAAGTGTTGTCATCAGCGTCTTCGTATTATGTCCACATGAAACTACACTCGGGCAACAAACCTTTTCAGTGCAcggtaatttaatttcttatatttttttgggtcAGGTTAGGTCAGGTCAAAAGTACCTATAACCGACGAGCATGGTAGCAAGTGGTAATCCGTGGTCTCTGCCTACCACTTCGGAAAAAAGGcgtgttcgttcccatactcctccgaaacggcttgaccgattcttatgaatttttttatgcagttagcaatatttttttatcagtaaGTCTGAGTATCAGCTGCTATCTTTCGAACccctttctttttattttttagacaattttttaatacatacaacccctaattttcacccctctacgatcaacccctatttttcatttgttaattaaaaacttatgacttgaactctgaggtttatatagagaaaaatttacataacaacctaaaaagttttcattccggaaaaccgaacagtctctgaggtagcatagcaaaatgttccatgttggtttatactaaaaaggtaggctaagtaaatcacattaaggattagatgtccgattcgcagacctacccgatatgcacacaaaatttcatgaaaatcggtcgagccatttcggaggagtttaattacaaacaccgtgacacaaTTTTATCTATTAGATCTAATGCGTTATTTAGCTGAGACCTGCGCTAAGATTGTTCTGAACTGGGAGGTAACAAAAGGCCACTTACAGGTATGCGACGCAGCGTTCTGCCGCAAGCCATACTTAGAAGTGCATATGCGCACGCACACAGGAGAAAGACCTTTCCAATGCGATCTATGTCTCAAGAGATTCACGCAGAAGTCCAGCCTCAATACGCACAAACGTGTACACACCGGTgagtttattttgaatttatttagattgATCCATGTTCATTGCTACTCTACATTAATTCAACGCAAATGAATATTATAGCAAACATTACAGAACTCTTAGAGAACGATCTTATTCACGACAGTCAaatagagtctggctaatgaaagaagataacgaaaaagcgcggcaaattcaaaaaaatgtattatggtatccctaaaagtttgatatattttgtggatgaaacttacttgatacttgattttattttataattttttacattgatagtaatcgtatttctatgaaattaaatactatacatatttagtattttactattgatacttaaaatgcatggaaaattaaaactatatttattatacaacacaactttattcggaataatcagaatcagaatccaaaaaatcaataaaacaaagtttaggctaataaaaattagtaattGCATTGAattatcaagacaataaatcatactaacctaagaaattaaatgacattctgtgttgccatccgaaagttttcaaataattcaattatctgctttcattagccagactatAGAATTTAAGCGACACAGATTATAACGATAAAACATTTGACAGATATTTATAGTGTTTATGTCAATGTCATTATTTGCAAATGTGGATCAATCTTTCCCCCTAGCCTCTAGTGTATAGATATCactatttgttaaaattttatcttttaaagtTTAGCATcgaaatagaatatttttttgataggGAATGTCAAATggaatttgttaaatataaaaaatgcaatTTTAAAACGAATTAACTTATACAAAGCTATTATATCTTTGGATGAAAATTCTGAGTTGCCATTTACAATAATAGGGATAATATTACCATGAGGGGATTACTTAATAATTGGTTTTTACATTTGATCAAGTCACCCTCCTCCTGTTTTCGCGTTATCTgtattttgttgtatttttctatgtctTCTGTAGAACAAGTAGTATATAGTAATTTTGTTGGTAGATCGTATGTTTtgccttttatatttattttgctgATATATAAACCATTGCGACGAGATAAATTAGATCTCCTATCTCCGCTAAAATCCAGTAAAATATCAATACAAAAATCACTATTCGTTGCTGAAAAATAACACTAGGTACTCTGTCGCTTGCGGCCACTGgacaaagctttttaaaagtaatataacGTTTATTTTACCCTAAAGCATACCGTAGTCAATGAATTAGGACACTGGTGCGACTCACAACATGAAACATGTTACTATGCAGATGTGaatagtttttgagttatCGGCGGGTGTTTGTAAGGTTAACAGGGGGAGGTAGACACACACTGGGCGTCCATTGTGTGTCAGTGGCTTCGATCAATGAGGAACTGTAGATCGAAATGTGGCCTGGCTTTTAGATGAGCACCTTCGCGCGTTGATGGTGAAGGAGCGGCCCTACAAGTGTGACCTCTGTCAGATGCGCTTCACGCAGAGCTCCAGCCTCAACCGCCACAAGAAAATACACACGGGTGGGTTTCCTTCCGCACCGCCTTGTGCTTATTCTCCTTACTAAGTTTTATCAGACCCCCAAGCCCTTAACTACACTTGCGTCTTGTTTATTCCctgtatttgtaaatatgtgttGAACGCGGCGACGTTAACTAATCTAATCGACTTATGCGTGACGATCTTTGAGGCAGCGCGGTTAGTTTCGTAACCTCCCCCTGAGTGTGAGTGACTGAGAGTGAGACCGTTAGGTTAATTGAAGTTGAGAGGGAACAAATTGCTATATCGATACTCGTGTAACTTATAGAGGAGCACAGACGAGCCCTGTTAGAGAAAGTGCGGCCGTACCAGTGCCACATCTGTTTTATGCGCTTCACTCAGAAGTCCAGCCTTGGCCGACATGGAAAGATACACACGGGTAGGCATTTTGCCCTAAGATCCTTATGTAGACATTGAATGTAACTTAGAGTTGACGTCACTAGGCATTAACGATGTAGCGGCGGGAAAGAGGATCGTTTTTGTAGCTGAATTTTGTTGCTATTTCTAGAGGAGCACATCCAATCGCTGATCAACAAAGTGCGCCCCTATCAATGCGACATCTGTGACAAGCGCTTCACTCAGAAGTCCAGCCTGGGCACTCATAAACGTATACACACCGGTGGGTCCCTTAATGTATTATAACTTGTTTAGGTATCTAAGTCACAATCGCAATGGGTATCTTTTCCAATTCTTATTGTTGTGGCTTTGACGCCTTCTTTGTGAATAGTTTTAAGGGCTCCCCAAAATTCctgtttttgtttaagattAGCGATTCGGAAGTGTTTCTCGTTTCAAAAGGAACACCACTGCTTTTTCAATACGTATACTTTGGCAATTGTTTATAGGTGCGCGCTCGAAAACTATTCACAAACTGTATCAAAAGCATGTGAACGTTGTGAAATTTTGAGTTACCGTAGGAGAAGTCTGATGGACAAATAACACGTTAAAATTCCCTCATGGTAGCTAATCAAACTAAGCAGATGCGGTTTATTGGGACAGCagtattaagtaaaattatttgtccATCGTCCATTATGTTTTTTTCTCTGTCCCCGCGCGTGTGGCGGCGCAGGCGAGCGGCCCTTCCAGTGCACCGTCTGCCTCAAGTCCTTCACGCAGAAGTGCGCGCTCAATTTGCACGAAAAAATACATACGGGTTAGTAGCCCACTActacattttaatacatagTGGTTCTTTCGATACGTTCTGCAATTTGAAACGTCACGCACCCACTTCATTTAGCGTCATGCTTTTTTTCCTATTTTCCGTTGCCTAACAAGTTAATTTTTGCACTTTGTCCATAGCTTTCATCTCGTTGCTTAACTAACATCTTCATAATCAATAACTCATGAAGCGTGCTTTTTCGTACTTCTGCACTCATCGTTCCCCGATCCACTCCGgtcgtttaatttttatcgctCGACCATCATTCCGAATAGATTTGTCATTGTCAAATTCAtcataatttcataaatattaattctatcACAAAAGCGGTAATGCAATCGCCGTCAAGACGCAATCGCGATAATTTTAAACGTTAAAACTGGGGTTTGAAAGACTAAAATAGTCGTTGTCTTTGATAACGCGTCGGAGATTGGCTGGGGGCCGCCGAATCAAGGCACGCGAGCCGTATTGCGTCGGCGACGTGCGTTACTCGCTTTTGTGTGTGCACTGGGCGCAGTGCAAGGGCGTCCATTCGCGTGCGGGCTTTGCCCGGCGGCGTTCGCCCGTCGCCCCTACCTGGACATTCACATGCGCACGCATACAGGCGAGCGGCCCTATCAGTGCGACGCGTGTCTGAAGCGCTTCACGCAGAAGTCCAGCCTCAATATCCATAGACGGACGCACACAGGTGGGTGTCAGTCGGGTCGGACTGGACCCCGCCCGCCCCCAGCCTCTCTCCGTTCGTTCCGCCGCGTCCTTTCCGCGTCTCGCCTCGTCCCCGCGTTCTAGACCTCGCACGAACCGAACTGAGGAGCGGAGTTAGCGGCGAGCGTCGACCAGTCCGCGCCGCGACTCCGTAGCTTAGCCGCTTCCGGACCGCCGCTTCTATAATGTAATTTGGGCACCAGTCCAGGGCAGACCGTTCCAGTGCCTGTCGTGTCCCGCGGCCTTCACCTGCAAGCAATACCTGGAGATTCACACGCGGACGCACACGGGTGAGCGGCCGTATCAGTGCGACATCTGCCTGAAGCGCTTCACGCAGAAGTCGAGTCTCAACATTCACAAGCGGACGCACTCAGGTAAGTCGCGTCTCGAGAGCTTAGGGCCGCGCGGCGGTATGCGGGCGCGGGCGCGGGCGGGGGCCTTCCGCTCTTAGTTCACTACGCCGGAGCAGCCTCTCGACTCTGCGCTCACGAAAGGAGACGCAAGTCCCTCCTCGCCCCGAGCGAGGTCGGGCGTAGAGTCGGGGCGCTGCTGGAACATTATCTACTCCGCTAATCAGACCGGCATACAGTGCAGGGCCGGCCCTTCCAGTGTCTGCAGTGTCCGGCGGCCTTCACTTGCAAGCAGTACCTTGAGATCCACAATCGCACGCACACGGGCGAGCGGCCCTACCAGTGCGACGTGTGCCTCAAGAGATTCGCGCAAAAGTCTACGCTGAACATACACAAAAGAACGCACACGGGTGAGTCCTATTATGAATATGTCATTAgctcattttattttcatctcGTTGTGTTGTCGGTGCCACATGTGACGATAGGCCGGCATGTATTAACGTTATTGGTGGGTAGTGCAAGGGCGGCCGTATCAGTGCATGGAGTGCCCGGCGGCGTTCACTTGCAAGCCCTACCTGGAAATACACATGCGCACGCACACAGGCGAGCGGCCCTTCGAGTGCGATGTCTGTTACAAACGCTTCACGCAGAAATCTACCCTCAACATTCACAAGCGCATTCATACCGGTATGGAAAAGAGTTCTGTACTGTAAGCCTAGGGTTGCCATCTACGGTGCCAGTACAATATTAATGAACTTgctatgaaatattttaatccttTTCATATTTATGTATGGCAACCCTACCTAAGACCTTAAAGCTATCGGTTCGTTTACAGTACCGTTCTCGATTCCTTTTCAAAACGTTGAATTAATATGATAACAATCAGGACGCAGCTGAAAACGAATCGATGGTCTTAGCCGGGTCTAATCGTTTGctgttttagttaataattgaATGTGGTTTGTGATaagtttaatgtttttattttattgcataatgcGTTATTCTTTGAGATTCACATTTACAATGAGAGTTTTCTGAAATTTTGAGCCTTAGTAGTAGCTTACGTATTTTCGATGTAAATAACGCTTTCTTGAAATATAAGATATTGGGCCCTATGTCTAAAAGCTTAGAttcattgtattatttatagctTCTCAAGTTAAAAAGATCCCTGTATGTAAGACCAAAAATATCTGGTAGCGAGAAATTTTCCGAAAACCcttattaagatataatagatttttatatgcAGACAAATTGCCGGCTTTAATCTATGCTTTAAGAATCGTTGATTGCTTCATGCGGTAGAACGAGAGACGGCAAATTGCGATCAATATGATGTGGCACCGACGACACCATACAATCGCTGCATCATCACATTTACATTagcaattcatttttagaCTAAATCTTATTGCATCTTGCcgtctttttaatttttgcttCAATTTGCATATTTCTTACTAAAATATCGGCTCGCTAATCGAACAATTCCCTTCTAGACGCAGCTGGGCCATTattctgtaacttccaattgGAATAACTACAGCGATTCCGATAATTAACAGATTCCGCTCGATCCAAAGCTTGCGACGTTAGGATGTTGATCAACATCGAATATTAGAACAACAGGCGCTGATAGGGACTAAATAATATACGCtctatttttctaaattattgtTAGAAAAATACTGTGACGGGGAATTGTCCGAGTAATGGCTGATTGGTtgcaatatgttttattataagctttaataaattttatatatttcaggggAACGCCCCTACGCATGTGATATATGTCAGAAAAGATTCGCTGTGAAGAGTTATGTTACGGCTCACAGGTGAGAGCAGgattgcttttttttttttttaaacttaatgaTACCTAGAGGTAGTAAAGATAAGAAAAGTAACAGAACTTATtacacattaataaaataaaaaggataaaagttcactaggattccctgtggcgtgggcagctagtctcttccatttgacatataaatgattttaggTTCTTgacgtaattatttttacgtaacacttacaattttataattaaaatactgttGCACAAGAAGAATACTTTCCGTTTAAGCATATATTATGGTTCCGATAGTGACAGACagataaacttattttatagttattttttaatctatatatataaattaattgctgTTCGTCTGTATAGCTAAAACTagagaattttttaaatgattatgaTCTtgaatatttgtggaagttcaggGAAGGTTTATACGGGAAACATAATTAAGAATCTTACTTAACACGACAAATGAATTTTGCCATAAAATCTAGCtgggaatttaaaattaataaacaaattgttaTTGGTGACGAAACAGTTTTAATGAGAAATTACACTTGCATAAAATTGGTGTATCTACATACTGTAGAGGTAAAGAGTAGGTGCCATGgttaattatagaaatatacgtaaacaatatttttgtgtttgcACACGTATTAcgtcaatatttataaacccTTCCATACTTAGCATGTATCTAATATGACGacattatttctaatataataattattataggtgGTCTCACGTAGCGGACAAGCCGCTAAGTTGCGAGCGTTGTTCAATGACATTCACGTCCAAGTCTCAATTCGCGTTGCACATTCGTACGCACGCGGCCGGACCTTGCTACGAGTGTAGCGTGTGCGGTCGCACGTTTGTACGGGACAGCTATCTTATACGGTAAGATTTTGTTCTAGAGGCTTCCTGAAGCTCCATTACtgatgtatatttaaatgattaaaagTTGCCAGAACTAAGTATTTCTTAAGGtactttttgccgcgcaccaccggtATTTGCAATCAATTTAAAAGGTCACCAACGCACTCGCCTTCTGGCATTTTATGTGTCCCTATACTCACTTAGGTGAGTgtcttgcccgtttgctctaaaaaattttttgtaatttattaaaatatggcgagATATTTTCTAAACGTTAATtgcacaatatattttattatttaattgtgtaaATTCAGTcgtagttaaaaaaaaacaaattcctTACAACTTCCTTTAGAATGTGTTAAACTTActtaatataagatatattaagtaatatgCCATACAGACCCGCAATACAGTTTTCAATTGTGTTATGTCGGTGGtgttaataagaaataattttttgtcctaatttaaatgaaatgatacaaaacaaaataatccttacaattttgttttaattaaattaaagaatacAGAAAATTTGTGTAACGgcgaaaataaattgtcaaaatatCTCCTTCCTTACAATCATATAATAgtagttaaaaacaaaatactagttaaaaatttcaaacatGGCATGAACATTGGTTTAAAATCTTAAACTGTTAAGTATAAAGTGCGACTGTAGGaactaattattgtttaaaattaggaGAATCAAATTCGCCATAatcctttgttttatataaatacccTTCTGGATATTTTTAGGCTGGCAACACTAACTTCAGCTGTCACAGCAATGACAATTGACACCGTCCttgtaacattataaatagatGTATATTCTATAGCTCATGTTTTGaacttaattatgtttttcagTCATCACAATCGCGTGCACCGCGACAGCCACAGTAATATGTCTGCTAATAGTGGCGTCATAAGCAACGCTGGTGGGGCTGGAAATTCCGGCAACTATGACTCGCCAGGCGTCTGCGATTTgaggtaaatatataaaaactcaatctttacaataaatatgtagCGACATCTACAATCTGCGTTTGCAAATCactgcgatgacgtcataccctgaaacgcgctaacgatatattgtaaatacc is part of the Pieris napi chromosome 21, ilPieNapi1.2, whole genome shotgun sequence genome and harbors:
- the LOC125060479 gene encoding zinc finger protein ZFP2-like isoform X4 — protein: MFEQQIKAEPMNFYTSHSHINTGPPTIVRSDSHGIIMNQHLPQEDSKDSLIQHQVHQQELLEQHQQDMQHEQDDDDVDNLSFKGMDDEGVEMDMDGRQCSQGMGVDLGSVQTKMEVSNGQGVPRSKPQACKVCGKVLSSASSYYVHMKLHSGNKPFQCTVCDAAFCRKPYLEVHMRTHTGERPFQCDLCLKRFTQKSSLNTHKRVHTEEHRRALLEKVRPYQCHICFMRFTQKSSLGRHGKIHTEEHIQSLINKVRPYQCDICDKRFTQKSSLGTHKRIHTGERPFQCTVCLKSFTQKCALNLHEKIHTVQGRPFACGLCPAAFARRPYLDIHMRTHTGERPYQCDACLKRFTQKSSLNIHRRTHTVQGRPFQCLSCPAAFTCKQYLEIHTRTHTGERPYQCDICLKRFTQKSSLNIHKRTHSDRHTVQGRPFQCLQCPAAFTCKQYLEIHNRTHTGERPYQCDVCLKRFAQKSTLNIHKRTHTVQGRPYQCMECPAAFTCKPYLEIHMRTHTGERPFECDVCYKRFTQKSTLNIHKRIHTGERPYACDICQKRFAVKSYVTAHRWSHVADKPLSCERCSMTFTSKSQFALHIRTHAAGPCYECSVCGRTFVRDSYLIRHHNRVHRDSHSNMSANSGVISNAGGAGNSGNYDSPGVCDLSFVPMVNRYLTSQGTQVSLDGSTKMSAMSPQSIASISSPPPSHTPTPQPQQMTSGMRLSD
- the LOC125060479 gene encoding zinc finger protein 271-like isoform X2: MFEQQIKAEPMNFYTSHSHINTGPPTIVRSDSHGIIMNQHLPQEDSKDSLIQHQVHQQELLEQHQQDMQHEQDDDDVDNLSFKGMDDEGVEMDMDGRQCSQGMGVDLGSVQTKMEVSNGQGVPRSKPQACKVCGKVLSSASSYYVHMKLHSGNKPFQCTVCDAAFCRKPYLEVHMRTHTGERPFQCDLCLKRFTQKSSLNTHKRVHTDEHLRALMVKERPYKCDLCQMRFTQSSSLNRHKKIHTEEHRRALLEKVRPYQCHICFMRFTQKSSLGRHGKIHTEEHIQSLINKVRPYQCDICDKRFTQKSSLGTHKRIHTGERPFQCTVCLKSFTQKCALNLHEKIHTVQGRPFACGLCPAAFARRPYLDIHMRTHTGERPYQCDACLKRFTQKSSLNIHRRTHTVQGRPFQCLSCPAAFTCKQYLEIHTRTHTGERPYQCDICLKRFTQKSSLNIHKRTHSVQGRPFQCLQCPAAFTCKQYLEIHNRTHTGERPYQCDVCLKRFAQKSTLNIHKRTHTVQGRPYQCMECPAAFTCKPYLEIHMRTHTGERPFECDVCYKRFTQKSTLNIHKRIHTGERPYACDICQKRFAVKSYVTAHRWSHVADKPLSCERCSMTFTSKSQFALHIRTHAAGPCYECSVCGRTFVRDSYLIRHHNRVHRDSHSNMSANSGVISNAGGAGNSGNYDSPGVCDLSFVPMVNRYLTSQGTQVSLDGSTKMSAMSPQSIASISSPPPSHTPTPQPQQMTSGMRLSD
- the LOC125060479 gene encoding zinc finger protein ZFP2-like isoform X1 — translated: MFEQQIKAEPMNFYTSHSHINTGPPTIVRSDSHGIIMNQHLPQEDSKDSLIQHQVHQQELLEQHQQDMQHEQDDDDVDNLSFKGMDDEGVEMDMDGRQCSQGMGVDLGSVQTKMEVSNGQGVPRSKPQACKVCGKVLSSASSYYVHMKLHSGNKPFQCTVCDAAFCRKPYLEVHMRTHTGERPFQCDLCLKRFTQKSSLNTHKRVHTDEHLRALMVKERPYKCDLCQMRFTQSSSLNRHKKIHTEEHRRALLEKVRPYQCHICFMRFTQKSSLGRHGKIHTEEHIQSLINKVRPYQCDICDKRFTQKSSLGTHKRIHTGERPFQCTVCLKSFTQKCALNLHEKIHTVQGRPFACGLCPAAFARRPYLDIHMRTHTGERPYQCDACLKRFTQKSSLNIHRRTHTVQGRPFQCLSCPAAFTCKQYLEIHTRTHTGERPYQCDICLKRFTQKSSLNIHKRTHSDRHTVQGRPFQCLQCPAAFTCKQYLEIHNRTHTGERPYQCDVCLKRFAQKSTLNIHKRTHTVQGRPYQCMECPAAFTCKPYLEIHMRTHTGERPFECDVCYKRFTQKSTLNIHKRIHTGERPYACDICQKRFAVKSYVTAHRWSHVADKPLSCERCSMTFTSKSQFALHIRTHAAGPCYECSVCGRTFVRDSYLIRHHNRVHRDSHSNMSANSGVISNAGGAGNSGNYDSPGVCDLSFVPMVNRYLTSQGTQVSLDGSTKMSAMSPQSIASISSPPPSHTPTPQPQQMTSGMRLSD
- the LOC125060479 gene encoding zinc finger protein 182-like isoform X19, which translates into the protein MFEQQIKAEPMNFYTSHSHINTGPPTIVRSDSHGIIMNQHLPQEDSKDSLIQHQVHQQELLEQHQQDMQHEQDDDDVDNLSFKGMDDEGVEMDMDGRQCSQGMGVDLGSVQTKMEVSNGQGVPRSKPQACKVCGKVLSSASSYYVHMKLHSGNKPFQCTVCDAAFCRKPYLEVHMRTHTGERPFQCDLCLKRFTQKSSLNTHKRVHTGERPFQCTVCLKSFTQKCALNLHEKIHTGERPYQCDACLKRFTQKSSLNIHRRTHTVQGRPFQCLSCPAAFTCKQYLEIHTRTHTGERPYQCDICLKRFTQKSSLNIHKRTHSDRHTVQGRPFQCLQCPAAFTCKQYLEIHNRTHTGERPYQCDVCLKRFAQKSTLNIHKRTHTVQGRPYQCMECPAAFTCKPYLEIHMRTHTGERPFECDVCYKRFTQKSTLNIHKRIHTGERPYACDICQKRFAVKSYVTAHRWSHVADKPLSCERCSMTFTSKSQFALHIRTHAAGPCYECSVCGRTFVRDSYLIRHHNRVHRDSHSNMSANSGVISNAGGAGNSGNYDSPGVCDLSFVPMVNRYLTSQGTQVSLDGSTKMSAMSPQSIASISSPPPSHTPTPQPQQMTSGMRLSD
- the LOC125060479 gene encoding zinc finger protein 260-like isoform X27, with the translated sequence MFEQQIKAEPMNFYTSHSHINTGPPTIVRSDSHGIIMNQHLPQEDSKDSLIQHQVHQQELLEQHQQDMQHEQDDDDVDNLSFKGMDDEGVEMDMDGRQCSQGMGVDLGSVQTKMEVSNGQGVPRSKPQACKVCGKVLSSASSYYVHMKLHSGNKPFQCTVCDAAFCRKPYLEVHMRTHTGERPFQCDLCLKRFTQKSSLNTHKRVHTGERPFQCTVCLKSFTQKCALNLHEKIHTDRHTVQGRPFQCLQCPAAFTCKQYLEIHNRTHTGERPYQCDVCLKRFAQKSTLNIHKRTHTVQGRPYQCMECPAAFTCKPYLEIHMRTHTGERPFECDVCYKRFTQKSTLNIHKRIHTGERPYACDICQKRFAVKSYVTAHRWSHVADKPLSCERCSMTFTSKSQFALHIRTHAAGPCYECSVCGRTFVRDSYLIRHHNRVHRDSHSNMSANSGVISNAGGAGNSGNYDSPGVCDLSFVPMVNRYLTSQGTQVSLDGSTKMSAMSPQSIASISSPPPSHTPTPQPQQMTSGMRLSD
- the LOC125060479 gene encoding zinc finger protein ZFP2-like isoform X10; the encoded protein is MFEQQIKAEPMNFYTSHSHINTGPPTIVRSDSHGIIMNQHLPQEDSKDSLIQHQVHQQELLEQHQQDMQHEQDDDDVDNLSFKGMDDEGVEMDMDGRQCSQGMGVDLGSVQTKMEVSNGQGVPRSKPQACKVCGKVLSSASSYYVHMKLHSGNKPFQCTVCDAAFCRKPYLEVHMRTHTGERPFQCDLCLKRFTQKSSLNTHKRVHTEEHIQSLINKVRPYQCDICDKRFTQKSSLGTHKRIHTGERPFQCTVCLKSFTQKCALNLHEKIHTVQGRPFACGLCPAAFARRPYLDIHMRTHTGERPYQCDACLKRFTQKSSLNIHRRTHTVQGRPFQCLSCPAAFTCKQYLEIHTRTHTGERPYQCDICLKRFTQKSSLNIHKRTHSDRHTVQGRPFQCLQCPAAFTCKQYLEIHNRTHTGERPYQCDVCLKRFAQKSTLNIHKRTHTVQGRPYQCMECPAAFTCKPYLEIHMRTHTGERPFECDVCYKRFTQKSTLNIHKRIHTGERPYACDICQKRFAVKSYVTAHRWSHVADKPLSCERCSMTFTSKSQFALHIRTHAAGPCYECSVCGRTFVRDSYLIRHHNRVHRDSHSNMSANSGVISNAGGAGNSGNYDSPGVCDLSFVPMVNRYLTSQGTQVSLDGSTKMSAMSPQSIASISSPPPSHTPTPQPQQMTSGMRLSD
- the LOC125060479 gene encoding zinc finger protein OZF-like isoform X28 — translated: MFEQQIKAEPMNFYTSHSHINTGPPTIVRSDSHGIIMNQHLPQEDSKDSLIQHQVHQQELLEQHQQDMQHEQDDDDVDNLSFKGMDDEGVEMDMDGRQCSQGMGVDLGSVQTKMEVSNGQGVPRSKPQACKVCGKVLSSASSYYVHMKLHSGNKPFQCTVCDAAFCRKPYLEVHMRTHTGERPFQCDLCLKRFTQKSSLNTHKRVHTGERPYQCDACLKRFTQKSSLNIHRRTHTDRHTVQGRPFQCLQCPAAFTCKQYLEIHNRTHTGERPYQCDVCLKRFAQKSTLNIHKRTHTVQGRPYQCMECPAAFTCKPYLEIHMRTHTGERPFECDVCYKRFTQKSTLNIHKRIHTGERPYACDICQKRFAVKSYVTAHRWSHVADKPLSCERCSMTFTSKSQFALHIRTHAAGPCYECSVCGRTFVRDSYLIRHHNRVHRDSHSNMSANSGVISNAGGAGNSGNYDSPGVCDLSFVPMVNRYLTSQGTQVSLDGSTKMSAMSPQSIASISSPPPSHTPTPQPQQMTSGMRLSD
- the LOC125060479 gene encoding zinc finger protein 431-like isoform X12 gives rise to the protein MFEQQIKAEPMNFYTSHSHINTGPPTIVRSDSHGIIMNQHLPQEDSKDSLIQHQVHQQELLEQHQQDMQHEQDDDDVDNLSFKGMDDEGVEMDMDGRQCSQGMGVDLGSVQTKMEVSNGQGVPRSKPQACKVCGKVLSSASSYYVHMKLHSGNKPFQCTVCDAAFCRKPYLEVHMRTHTGERPFQCDLCLKRFTQKSSLNTHKRVHTDEHLRALMVKERPYKCDLCQMRFTQSSSLNRHKKIHTEEHRRALLEKVRPYQCHICFMRFTQKSSLGRHGKIHTEEHIQSLINKVRPYQCDICDKRFTQKSSLGTHKRIHTGERPFQCTVCLKSFTQKCALNLHEKIHTGERPYQCDACLKRFTQKSSLNIHRRTHTDRHTVQGRPFQCLQCPAAFTCKQYLEIHNRTHTGERPYQCDVCLKRFAQKSTLNIHKRTHTVQGRPYQCMECPAAFTCKPYLEIHMRTHTGERPFECDVCYKRFTQKSTLNIHKRIHTGERPYACDICQKRFAVKSYVTAHRWSHVADKPLSCERCSMTFTSKSQFALHIRTHAAGPCYECSVCGRTFVRDSYLIRHHNRVHRDSHSNMSANSGVISNAGGAGNSGNYDSPGVCDLSFVPMVNRYLTSQGTQVSLDGSTKMSAMSPQSIASISSPPPSHTPTPQPQQMTSGMRLSD